The Styela clava chromosome 13, kaStyClav1.hap1.2, whole genome shotgun sequence genome has a window encoding:
- the LOC120332829 gene encoding WD repeat-containing protein 35-like: MFVYLSKKIAIPNDTTLKCVSWNKQFGFIACGGGDGLLKVLKLETQVSDDSKVKGLAAPSNLSMNQSLEGHNGEIRVATWNEQFQKLTTSDQNGLIIVWMMYKGNWYEEMINNRNKSVVRSMCWNAEGQKICIAYEDGAVIVGSVDGNRIWGKEFKNMQLTHVTWSPDGKLLLFGTTNGEVNIFDNFGNYINKMELQCLINATGAVSLSGLTWYNGILGYVEPNCPCLAICFDNGRCQIMRDEVDDNPILIDTKMHAVDIQWNDCGSTLAIAGSQTSVQNDKTINVVQFFSAFGEPLYTLKVPGKSICGVGWEGGSLRISIGVDSFLYFANIRPDYKWGYMSNTVVYAHQKPDRPDYCLIFWEASRNVKNVKYVKNLSGLCAGGDHCCLVTQSEDDGGQNVLVLCNAIGTPMDSKFIDIEPHFVCMTATHIITASYNAIHVWQYTSVSSVVSLDYAHVMPQLGVHKEKKEKLFHIDDENPERSKVDEINPSVVNANTQDPICSICASDKVVIVARESGTIHRYAFPNLELSNRYAVAYEPKRMSLNCNSSRLGIINTGGMLTIFDLNARVTDENGQEIIGEQLHFERKDVWDIKWADDNPELFAMMEKTRMYIFRNLDPEEPIQCSGYLCKFSDLEVTAVLLDEILADPDNPTKDNLIELEIKSLRDTRALVKTVGMKDAAQFVDDNPHPRLWRLLAEAALDRLELSVAEHAFVRCKDYQGIRLVKRLAQLQNEQMKSAEIAAYFHRFEEAEKIYLDMDRRDLAIEMRMKLGDWFRVVQLLQSGSGGADDKKLMQAWDAIGNYFTDRQKWAHAVTYFTQSNNQEQLLECYYMLEDYDSMAALAGSLPENHKLLPRIAKIFKMVGMCEQAVLAFTKCGLIKQAVDTCVYLNQWNQAVELANTHKVKEIDDLLAKYAAHLLQKDNLLQAIELYRKANHYISAAKLVMDIAKREAEANASPLQLKKIYVLAGLLVESYHDSMKTKSISGSRMIGLTGEGGVADEDTIFKAWRGAEAYHFYLLAQRQMYEGYVDAAMRTAQVLSDYEDTLDPVKIYSLLALASAVNHAFSVCSWALMRLESLDTLTEDQRKSYQGLAMIIFSRHAPKDEKSRNFPEPGKDKVPICVVTGRYITEPQHWSCSKCKHSAYNTEIMKKQNCPLCHAKI, from the coding sequence atgtttgttTATCTGAGTAAAAAAATCGCAATTCCTAATGATACAACATTAAAATGTGTCTCATGGAACAAACAATTTGGCTTTATTGCTTGCGGAGGCGGGGACGGATTATTAAAAGTTCTTAAGCTGGAAACACAAGTATCTGATGATTCTAAAGTCAAAGGATTGGCAGCTCCTAGTAACTTGAGCATGAATCAATCCTTAGAAGGACATAACGGCGAAATCAGAGTTGCGACGTGGAATGAACAATTTCAAAAACTGACAACGAGTGATCAAAATGGTTTGATTATCGTGTGGATGATGTATAAAGGGAATTGGTACGAAGAGATGATTAATAATCGAAATAAATCAGTGGTCAGATCAATGTGTTGGAACGCGGAAGGACAAAAAATATGCATCGCGTATGAAGATGGGGCCGTCATTGTAGGCTCTGTCGATGGTAATCGTATTTGGGGAAAAGAATTCAAAAACATGCAACTTACTCATGTCACTTGGTCTCCTGATGGAAAATTATTACTCTTTGGAACAACAAATGGCGAAGTCaatatttttgacaattttggAAATTATATCAATAAGATGGAATTACAATGTTTGATTAATGCAACTGGTGCAGTCAGCCTAAGCGGATTGACATGGTATAACGGAATACTTGGTTATGTCGAACCGAATTGCCCATGTCTTGCAATCTGTTTTGACAATGGAAGgtgtcaaattatgagagatgAAGTGGACGATAATCCAATATTGATTGATACAAAAATGCATGCGGTTGATATACAATGGAATGATTGTGGTTCAACGTTAGCTATTGCAGGCTCACAGACATCAGTACAGAATGATAAAACCATCAACGTAGTGCAATTTTTCAGTGCATTTGGAGAACCTTTATACACTTTAAAAGTACCGGGTAAAAGTATCTGTGGGGTTGGATGGGAAGGGGGAAGTTTGAGAATATCTATAGGTGTGGATTCGTTTCTCTACTTTGCAAATATTCGTCCTGATTACAAATGGGGTTATATGTCCAATACTGTTGTCTATGCCCATCAAAAACCTGATCGACCTGACTATTGTCTCATATTTTGGGAGGCTTCTCGAAATGTCAAAAACGTTAAATATGTGAAAAATTTGAGTGGATTATGTGCAGGAGGCGACCATTGTTGCCTAGTGACACAATCAGAGGATGATGGTGGACAAAAtgtgcttgttctttgtaacgCTATCGGCACACCTATGGATTCAAAATTCATAGATATCGAACCACATTTTGTGTGCATGACGGCAACTCATATCATTACTGCATCTTACAATGCCATACACGTTTGGCAGTACACATCTGTTAGTTCAGTTGTTTCACTTGATTACGCTCATGTCATGCCTCAGCTTGGTGTACACAAAGAGAAAAAGGAAAAGTTGTTTCACATTGATGATGAGAATCCAGAACGCAGTAAAGTTGATGAAATTAATCCAAGTGTTGTGAACGCAAACACGCAAGATCCAATTTGTAGTATTTGTGCTTCTGATAAAGTTGTTATTGTCGCTAGGGAGTCTGGTACCATCCATAGATATGCTTTTCCAAATTTGGAGCTTAGCAACCGTTATGCAGTTGCATATGAACCAAAAAGAATGTCCTTGAATTGTAACTCTTCTCGTCTTGGTATTATAAACACCGGTGGAATGTTGACTATTTTTGATTTGAATGCCAGAGTTACAGATGAAAATGGGCAAGAAATAATTGGTGAACAGTTACATTTTGAACGCAAGGATGTATGGGATATCAAATGGGCTGATGATAATCCTGAATTATTCGCAATGATGGAGAAAACTAGAATGTACATTTTCAGAAATCTGGATCCAGAAGAACCAATCCAATGCTCTGGTTATTTATGTAAATTCAGTGATTTGGAAGTGACTGCTGTTCTTTTGGATGAAATCTTGGCAGATCCTGACAATCCAACAAAAGATAATTTGATTGAACTTGAAATCAAGTCTTTGAGAGACACCCGTGCACTTGTGAAGACTGTAGGAATGAAAGATGCCGCACAATTTGTGGATGACAACCCCCATCCACGATTATGGAGATTATTGGCAGAAGCCGCTCTTGATCGACTTGAGTTATCCGTCGCTGAACATGCATTTGTAAGATGCAAAGACTATCAAGGTATTCGATTAGTAAAACGATTAGCCCAACTACAAAACGAACAAATGAAATCTGCGGAAATTGCTGCTTATTTTCACCGATTCGAAGAAGCAGAGAAAATTTATCTTGATATGGATAGACGTGATCTTGCTATCGAAATGCGAATGAAACTTGGAGATTGGTTTCGTGTCGTGCAATTATTACAATCTGGCAGTGGAGGCGCAGATGACAAAAAACTGATGCAAGCCTGGGACGCGATAGGAAATTATTTCACAGACAGACAAAAATGGGCACATGCTGTGACTTACTTCACACAAAGCAACAATCAAGAACAACTACTGGAATGCTACTACATGCTCGAAGACTATGATTCCATGGCCGCTTTAGCAGGGTCTTTGCCAGAAAATCATAAATTACTCCCTCGAATTGCTAAGATCTTCAAAATGGTGGGAATGTGTGAGCAAGCGGTTCTTGCTTTCACAAAATGTGGTTTGATTAAACAAGCAGTTGACACGTGTGTGTATCTCAATCAATGGAACCAAGCAGTGGAATTAGCAAATACCCATAAAGTGAAAGAAATTGATGATCTTCTTGCAAAATATGCAGCTCATCTTCTGCAAAAAGACAACCTCTTGCAAGCAATTGAATTGTATAGGAAAGCGAATCACTACATTTCTGCAGCAAAACTTGTCATGGATATAGCAAAAAGAGAAGCAGAAGCAAATGCCAGTCCCTTGCAGTTGAAAAAGATTTATGTTCTTGCTGGTCTTTTAGTAGAGAGTTACCATGACAGCATGAAAACGAAGTCAATTTCTGGATCTCGCATGATTGGTTTAACTGGAGAAGGAGGCGTGGCAGATGAAGACACAATTTTCAAAGCATGGCGGGGTGCAGAGGCATACCATTTCTACTTATTAGCACAAAGACAAATGTATGAAGGATATGTTGATGCTGCAATGCGTACAGCTCAAGTTCTTAGTGATTATGAAGACACGTTAGATCCTGTGAAAATTTATAGTCTCCTAGCATTAGCTTCTGCTGTAAATCATGCTTTTTCAGTATGTTCATGGGCTTTAATGCGGTTGGAATCTCTGGATACATTAACTGAAGATCAGAGGAAATCATACCAGGGCTTAGCgatgattattttttcaagacATGCACCAAAGGATGAAAAGTCAAGGAATTTCCCTGAACCAGGAAAAGATAAAGTACCAATATGTGTGGTTACTGGTAGATACATCACAGAACCACAACACTGGTCATGTTCAAAATGCAAACATTCTGCATACAATACCgaaataatgaaaaaacaaaactgtcCATTATGCCATGCCAAGATTTGA
- the LOC120332844 gene encoding thymidylate kinase-like gives MASLTMRPISRGALIVVEGIDRTGKSTQCDLLVKSLQKRGQSAKLMKFPDRSTTIGEMIDSYLKKGCDLDDHAIHLLFSANRWEANETMKKDLLNGTTLVIDRYAFSGVAYSSAKKGMDIEWCKKSDVGLPEPDVVMFLNLKAEEAQRRSGFGEERYEERDFQKRVVNNFMTLSNAGGHWVHVDAGGTIEDVSKTMSEIAQITIDQAKNSEIKKLWV, from the coding sequence aTGGCAAGCCTAACAATGCGACCAATATCTCGTGGAGCGTTAATTGTTGTTGAAGGTATCGACAGAACTGGAAAATCAACACAATGCGATCTTCTGGTAAAATCGCTACAAAAACGAGGCCAATCAGCGAAGCTAATGAAATTTCCAGACCGGTCGACAACCATTGGTGAAATGATTGATTCCTATTTGAAAAAAGGATGCGATCTTGATGACCATGCTATACATTTATTATTCTCCGCTAATCGCTGGGAAGCAAATGAGACTATGAAAAAGGATCTTCTCAATGGTACAACGCTTGTCATTGATCGTTATGCTTTTTCTGGAGTTGCTTACAGCTCAGCGAAAAAAGGAATGGATATAGAATGGTGTAAAAAATCTGACGTTGGATTACCAGAACCAGACGTCGTCATGTTTCTAAATCTTAAAGCAGAGGAAGCCCAACGTCGTTCTGGATTTGGAGAAGAACGTTATGAAGAAAGAGATTTTCAAAAACGGGTTGTGAATAATTTTATGACGCTTAGTAATGCAGGAGGTCACTGGGTGCACGTTGACGCTGGCGGCACAATTGAGGATGTTAGTAAAACAATGAGTGAAATTGCCCAAATAACAATTGATCAGGCTAAAAATTCAGAAATCAAGAAATTATGGGTTTAA